gattaagactcgcatgtggctcactgacctaaaattattttgggtagtgacgtcggctgttccccaggctgcatcagatgattctgatgatgcagcgaaggccgccgcactagcggagaaggccaagtgggacgaagccaatgaggcatgcttgtctcgtctgctgaacgtcttgtcgaaccgcttatttgacgtgtaCTCTCGTTTTACCTCCGCCaagggtctatggactgaacttgagaacgagttctctgaagttgacaatggcaatgagtcattcacaacggaaaactacctcaactataaaatggttgagggaaggtctgttatggagcagctacaggagattcaactccttgttagggacttggtccaatatggttgcgtcctaccagacagttttcaggtgaatgcaatactggcaaagctcccgccttcttggcgagactttgtgacttcacgccgccacatgaagaagcaattgactctcactgagttgtcagctgcgattaatgtggaagagcgtgcaaggtccagtaacaagccatcccagcaactccaggctcacgttgttgagaagggtggagatagaaaattccagaagaagaagaactctccacagaagaatatgaaccaacctaagtccaaaaagatgaagaagaaaaaggaggactttatctgctacgtttgtggtgtcTCCGGGCATACAGCTCGGAGATGCAAACTCaggaagggaaaaggtcctccacctcagcgcaaagaagggaacgtggtggttaactccaccccagggtatgcacctcaggcctttatggcaagtccatcagatgactggtggatggattccggtgctactgttcatatttgtgctgatcgatccatgttctcttcattccagggattcaacagcgcaccagtcttgatgggaaatggtgttccggcagcagttcgaggtactggacaggtctacctgaagttaacttcaggaaagacgctcgtgctgaaggacgtactctatgtgccctcgatgagccggaacctcatttcagtgtcgctgctatgtcgacagggtctcaaattagtgtttgagtctaataaagtggtcctgtctaagtttggtacttttgttggaaagtcatatgagtcaggcggtttgttccgtctttctgttttgaacaatcattcttcttaccatgttaatgtggtctgtaataacgattccattaataatatatggcattcccgtttgtgtcatgtgaattttgaggccattaagagattaagtgacatgtctttaattcctgaatataaacatgttaaaggtgtaaaatgtggtatttgtgtgcaagccaagcagcctagaaaaccgtttcatacggttgaaggcagaagtaccactcctttagaactaattcactcagatatctgtgagatgaatggtataatcacaaaaggcggtaaaagatactttcttaccttgatagatgatgctaccaggttctgttatatttacttactcagaactaaagatgaggcactagaacactttaagatctataagactgaagttgaaaaccagctagacaagaaaattaaaaggttacggtctgatagaggaggtgaatacctttccaacctttttgatgagtactgcaaagagtgtggaatcattcatgaaaccactgctccatattcacctcagtcaaatggggtagctgaaaggaagaaccgaacggtgtgtgacttagctaatgctttgttgcaaagttcggggatgcctgacatctggtggggcgaggcagtactcacagtatgctatgtcctgaacagggtgccgcctcgcaaccgtgaagtcacaccctatgaaggatttaaaggaaggaagccagatctttcgcatcttcgaacttggggctgccttgcaaaggtgaatgtcccgttgccgaagaagagaaagctaggccctaagaccgtagaTTGTGTCTTCTtgggttatgcacataacagtgcagcttatagatttctagtggtccattccgagacaagcgaaatcgctgtaaatgtaataatggagtctcgggatgtgacattctttgagagcatcttccctatgcgggataaggaagtagtagccccagatggtccatctcggacatattctctgccctcgagtgtccatgaccagactccagatttggagttaaggaggagtaagagacaaaggactgaaaagtctctgggtgatgattatattatttatctagtggatgaagaaccacgctccctcacagaggcatatacatctccggatgcagagtactagagggaggctgtccgtagcgagatggattcaatcatctcgaacggaacttgggagataactgatctcccagctggttgcaagcctgtgggctgtaaatggatctttaggaggaagaggagacccgatggtactattgaaaagtacaaggcccgtcttgtggctaagggttttactcaaaagaaagaggaggattattttgatacttattctccggtggctcgattgcccacaatccGTGTGCTTATAGCGCTGGCAGCTGCGTATAAACTTCTTgttcatcaaatggacgtaaagacagcattcctaaatggagagctggaagaggaaatttatatgcagcaaccagaaggatttgtggttaaaggacaagagagcaaagtgtgtcgcttgattaaatccttatacggtcttaaacaagctcccagacaatggcatgagaagtttaataatactctgaccactgccgggttttgtgtaaacgaagccgacaagtgtgtgtattatcgcttctctgggggcaaaggtgtcatcatgtgtttatacgttgatgacatattgatatttgggaccgatttggaggctatcatggagacaaaattattcctctccaagaactttgatatgaaggacttgggtgaagctgatgttatactgaacatcaagctgataaagggtgaggatgggattactttgtcacaatcccattatgtggaaaaggtcctgactcgctttggacatatggactgtaaaccagtcaccacgccctatgatccatcctacacgctcagtaaatatgaaggcgagcctgtgaaccagctactatattcgcagatcatcggatctctcatgtacctgagcagtgcaactagaccagatatctcatatgcagtatgcagactggctcgttattcggccagtccaggagatagacactgggtagccttgtacagagtgcttcggtatttgaagggagcgatgaatcttggtattaaatataccggatttccgtcagtacttgaaggattcagtgatgcaaactggatctctgactcggatcaaatgaagtctacaagtggctatgtgttcactttagctggtggggccgtgtcatggagatcgtctaaacaatcagtgtcgacacgttccaccaaggaggctgaattagttgcacttgattcagcagcattggaggctgaatggttgagagacctattgtcagaccttccaatgctagcaaagccgataccggctgtcctagtatactgtgacaacacttctgtgttgctgaaagtgaacagtagaaaggacaaccaaaaatcctcgaggcatatcagaagacgacttgattcatgtcggcatgctagagagacgggtgtaataaccgtagattacatcaagtctgaaaggaaccttgctgatccttttaccaaagggctggctcaaaagccaatccaagcagcgtgtatgggaatgggactcgtaccctgttagcggtttcaactgcggataactgtcctgtgtgaccggagatcccgagatccaggctccaggaaacgaagcactgtggaaccaagagcacaaaagataaagagtctcatgagctgctgtgctctgactgtatggcaggttgagcgatatgctcttaatgaagtcaatgctataatcagggaaattgtcctacagaatttccttaacgatttcacctatatgagctgactgtggggtcgcagtccaggagagaatgaggttttctctctagtgagctcatgaatagatattaaagggcatgaccgtaacgccctgccccgtaagagaagcagataatctgcctagtactatgtgccttttgtgcgaagattctcacactagggtttgtggatcaaggcgtagtcctccgcttactcgtgcagggttggagtacactgggataggctttggttcaaacctaacaagtacctctgccgaaaagtagtatataaacagtacgggagctcaatgacattgatcagaaaataagagtgaaaatggtggggattgctGTTAATTGGGGTTTTCCCTTTATTAAAAAAAAGAGGAGAAAGGGGGTCAGCCAGACTGGGCCGCTGGAAGGCCTTACAGCCGAGCAACCCAGCTGGTGACTTAACCTAGACGCAAAGGCTGTATCCCGAGAGGCAAAGAAAAAATAGGGGCAGAGagctgggcggcggcggcggctgaacGGATCTCCGTTTTCAGTGGCTTGCTCGGCCGTAGCTTTCGCCCTCTTCTTGCGCGACTAGCTCCTGCTCGGCTCCTTATAATGGGAGTTCGATTTCCTGACTTGGGATCGGTATATGCGATattccttctcctctctctccctgttCACTGCTCCAGTTGAGAACTGGATCGATTGACTCGATCTCTGGCCTTCCTGTGGTGATTCTTGCTGGTTGTGATTGGAAGAAAGCTGTAGCTGGTGTTGCGCACGTGCAGCAACGGTTCCTTGTGCTTTTCTTCTGTGCTCTGACGCCTGTGTGGTGCTGTTCTCTGATctttgtccaccgtggcctggtgttTGGGCTCCCTActgcgcggtgttcctcttctcgggctggtgccgaggacgtctccctcggctccggcagcggctccagtatctccgtcaacctcccgccgtgcaggtccggacgtgggcggcggaattggttttctgggacagaacctcgtgttcgctgagctggtcttcccacgtagacaatctacgtgctgtgagttacccgttgcctctatttatttattgaataattttgtgctatctgctagtattatttacttgggtgtgattgcacaatttgtgggcggattatgtgctcgatgatgatagcggtgtagtgagacgacgtgacagtctgggttttagtgtgttgttattttcagcattgatattatttgtgcctagttATTTCTTACTATTGTGCAAGCTGATTATTTAAGTTCATTATTGTTCCTTAATTCTTATGCACACTGTTTTGATCTTAATATTCATGCTTGATTTCTAGGCTCATAATatttgatctaaaaccctgatttggtaagataggactgtcacgttagtcgaggatctttgatcaccctttagcgttggagggctgtctattgcagcaacccgctattttgagggcaatattttaatataaacaatcatgtttatttgtttaatctgccttcttcatctaccTGCCATGTTTAATTTGCAAATGGATTTGAGTAGCTATATTACATGTTTTCATGTcctggaattgctactgttcattgctgttataattacatatggcatttatctgagttatatgcttgttttattcggaattagtatatttaatctatttaaatatgtagaaagcatgtcacttattcctCTAAATTTACAACAGCCCCTTCTCGAGGAAGGTAAATCTCAGCGTTACTGGATTACTACCTGGCACTTAGATTGATCAGGTTGATGGATCCGGTGCGTCATGTTGTAGTTCGCTTGTAAGCTCCAAGCAATCTCACGAAGCTGCTCATTGTGGCTGCTTCCACGATGCATTGCTTTCCGTCTGTGCGGAATAAAGAGATTTTTACTTGACCTGTAGAGTAATATGGTTAAATAAATCTTTGGGCAAATAATCCATAAACCCTTCAGAAGCTTGTAAAATCAATAAGTAGCTCCACATAGGCTGCTAGCTGTTTgttgtttaaataaattaaacaGTGTAAATATGTAATTTAATCGTTTGGCCTCTGAATGTAGGCTGTAGTTTAGTTGTAGTTAGACCATAACCTTGCCAATGCAATTTCACATAGAAAATTAGAATCTCCTGTTGTGCCTCCTCTTTGACCACTTTGTAGTTCTGTTTGCTTGATTTTGTGTTAGCTGTGTGTTTCTTTTCCAGCTTGCTGAGATTGACAATCATGGAA
This portion of the Zea mays cultivar B73 chromosome 2, Zm-B73-REFERENCE-NAM-5.0, whole genome shotgun sequence genome encodes:
- the LOC118476220 gene encoding uncharacterized protein, which gives rise to MVGIALRTGSIDSISGLPVVILAGCDWKKAVAGAAHVQQRFLVLFFCALTPVWCCSLIFVHRGLVNAILAKLPPSWRDFVTSRRHMKKQLTLTELSAAINVEERARSSNKPSQQLQAHVVEKGGDRKFQKKKNSPQKNMNQPKSKKMKKKKEDFICYVCGVSGAPVLMGNGVPAAVRGTGQVYLKLTSGKTLVLKDVLYGLKLVFESNKVVLSKFGTFVGKSYESGGLFRLSV